From the Equus przewalskii isolate Varuska chromosome 19, EquPr2, whole genome shotgun sequence genome, one window contains:
- the ADGRF1 gene encoding adhesion G-protein coupled receptor F1 isoform X2, whose amino-acid sequence MTIIRAKATTYCYNKNGFLRCACEDDYTWFPPSCLDPQKCYLHTAGSYQSCDCHLNNLTQSVNFCERTKVWGTFKINETFTKDLLNSSSATHSRYTAGIELQLKEAYKRIPGFESVRVTQFRDGSILAGYEVVGSSSTAELLSAIEQVAEEAKAGLHQLFPLEDDSFRVFGKVQCNSIGFGFGSTNDEYTLPCSSGYTGSITARCQPSGWQVLRETCVLSQLEELKKNFSVIADNATEAAVSSVVRSLSVVIQQSQSTTAGNLASVVSILGNVSSLSTARHFRVSNSTMEDIIRIADHILNSSSVTNWTVLLREEKHASSQLLETLENISMLVPPTALPLNFSREFINWKGIPGSEIQLEKGYNYQTEMLPQNISIPIRGHVLIGSDQFQRSLPETVISMASLTMGNILPITQNGNAQVNGPVISTVIQNYTINEIFLIFSKIESNLSQPRCVFWDFSHLRWNNAGCHLVNETPDTVMCRCTHLTSFSMLMSSFVPPAIIPVVKWITFVGLGISIGSLILCLIIEALFWKQVKKSQTSHTRHICMVNIALCLLIADVWFIVAATVDTTVNPSGVCIAAVFFTHLFYLSLFFWMLMLGILLAYRIIFVFHHMAMPSMMAVGFCLGYGCPLIISVITIAVTQPSDSYKSKDVCWLNWAEGSKPLLAFGVPALTIVAVNLVVVLLVLTKLWRPAVGERLSQDYKATIVRMGKSLLILTPLLGLTWGFGIGIMVDRQNPAWHVIFASLNAFQGFFILCFGILLDGKLRQLLFNKLSPLSSWKHASKQKSSDLSAKHKFAKPFNPLQHKGAYALSHTGESTSNIMLTQFSAAE is encoded by the exons ATGACGATTATCAGAGCAAAGGCCACCACAT ACTGTTACAACAAGAATGGGTTCCTGAGGTGTGCCTGTGAAGATGACTATACTTGGTTTCCTCCTTCATGCCTTGATCCCCAGAAATGCTATCTTCACACGGCTGGATCATACCAGAGCTGTGACTGTCATCTCAACAACCTCACCCAGAGCGTCAATTTCTGTGAGAGAACAA AAGTTTGGGGCactttcaaaattaatgaaacatttaCCAAAGACCTTTTGAATTCATCCTCTGCTACACACTCCAGATATACCGCTGGAATTGAACTTCAA CTCAAAGAAGCATACAAAAGAATTCCAGGTTTTGAGTCAGTTCGAGTCACCCAATTTCG GGATGGAAGCATCCTTGCTGGGTATGAGGTGGTTGGCTCCAGCAGCACGGCTGAGCTGCTGTCAGCCattgagcaggtggctgaggaggCTAAGGCAGGCCTCCACCAGCTGTTTCCACTAGAAGACGACTCTTTCAGAGTTTTCGGAAAAG TCCAGTGTAACAGCATTGGCTTTGGATTTGGGTCTACGAATGATGAGTACACTCTTCCCTGCAGCAGCGGCTACACTGGCAGCATCACTGCCAGGTGCCAGCCCTCTGGGTGGCAGGTCCTCAGGGAGACCTGTGTGCTCTCTCAGCTGGAAGAACTGAAGAAG aatttcagtGTGATCGCAGACAATGCCACTGAGGCAGCCGTGTCATCCGTGGTGCGAAGTCTTTCAGTTGTCATTCAGCAAAGCCAATCAACCACGGCTGGGAATCTGGCTTCGGTGGTGTCGATTCTGGGCAACGTTTCATCCCTGTCTACGGCACGCCATTTCAGGGTGTCCAATTCGACAATGGAG GATATCATCAGGATAGCTGACCATATTCTTAATTCATCATCTGTAACCAATTGGACAGTATTGCTGCGGGAAGAAAAGCATGCCAGCTCACAGCTACTAGAGACATTGGAAAATATCAGCATGCTGGTACCTCCGACAGCTCTGCCTCTGAATTTTTCTCGGGAGTTCATTAACTGGAAAGGGATTCCAGGGTCCGAAATCCAACTCGAGAAGGGTTACAACTATCAGACTGAAATGCTCCCTCAAAATATCTCCATTCCCATCAGAGGCCATGTGCTAATTGGGTCAGACCAATTCCAGAGGTCCCTTCCAGAAACTGTTATCAGCATGGCCTCATTGACCATGGGGAACATTCTACCCATTACCCAAAATGGAAATGCTCAAGTTAATGGGCCTGTGATATCTACGGTTATCCAAAACTATACCATAAAtgaaattttcctgattttttccaAGATAGAGTCAAACCTGAGCCAGCCTCGTTGTGTGTTTTGGGATTTCAGTCATTTGCGATGGAACAATGCAGGCTGTCACCTGGTGAATGAAACTCCAGACACGGTGATGTGTCGATGTACTCACCTGACCTCCTTCTCCATGCTGATGTCATCTTTTGTCCCCCCTGCCATCATCCCCGTTGTGAAATGGATCACCTTTGTGGGACTGGGCATCTCCATCGGAAGTCTCATCTTATGCCTGATCATTGAAGCTCTGTTTTGGAAGCAGGTCAAGAAAAGCCAGACCTCACACACACGTCATATTTGCATGGTGAACATAGCCCTGTGCCTCCTGATTGCTGATGTTTGGTTTATTGTTGCTGCCACTGTGGATACCACGGTAAACCCTTCTGGAGTCTGCATAGCTGCAGTGTTCTTTACGCACCTTTTCTACCTCTCCTTGTTCTTTTGGATGCTCATGCTCGGCATCCTGTTGGCTTATCGGATCATCTTCGTGTTCCATCACATGGCCATGCCTTCAATGATGGCGGTCGGGTTCTGCCTGGGCTACGGATGTCCTCTCATTATATCTGTCATCACCATTGCAGTCACGCAACCTAGCGATAGCTACAAAAGCAAAGATGTGTGTTGGCTTAACTGGGCTGAAGGGAGCAAACCTCTGTTGGCCTTCGGTGTTCCTGCACTGACTATTGTGGCTGTGAATTTGGTTGTGGTTCTGTTAGTTCTCACGAAGCTCTGGAGGCCCGCTGTGGGAGAAAGACTGAGTCAGGACTACAAGGCCACGATCGTCCGCATGGGGAAGAGCCTGCTCATTCTGACCCCACTGCTGGGGCTCACCTGGGGTTTTGGCATAGGAATAATGGTGGACAGACAGAATCCGGCTTGGCACGTTATTTTTGCATCACTCAACGCATTCCAG gGGTTTTTCATCTTATGTTTTGGAATCCTCTTGGATGGTAAG CTGCGACAACTGCTGTTCAACAAGTTGTCTCCTTTAAGCTCTTGGAAGCATGCATCAAAG CAAAAATCATCAGATTTATCTGCCAAACACAAATTCGCAAAGCCTTTCAACCCATTGCAACACAAAG gCGCTTATGCACTGTCTCACACTGGAGAGTCCACCAGCAACATCATGCTAACGCAGTTTTCAGCAGCTGAATAA
- the ADGRF1 gene encoding adhesion G-protein coupled receptor F1 isoform X1: MRGEESAVQEKERDLLNMRVRVFWLVSIFAIAESRGGFLERRDGIKTKRELTVNEKKPQGAVQEYELLLQVAYGDSKEKRDLKSFLKLLNPPSLWSNGPMTIIRAKATTYCYNKNGFLRCACEDDYTWFPPSCLDPQKCYLHTAGSYQSCDCHLNNLTQSVNFCERTKVWGTFKINETFTKDLLNSSSATHSRYTAGIELQLKEAYKRIPGFESVRVTQFRDGSILAGYEVVGSSSTAELLSAIEQVAEEAKAGLHQLFPLEDDSFRVFGKVQCNSIGFGFGSTNDEYTLPCSSGYTGSITARCQPSGWQVLRETCVLSQLEELKKNFSVIADNATEAAVSSVVRSLSVVIQQSQSTTAGNLASVVSILGNVSSLSTARHFRVSNSTMEDIIRIADHILNSSSVTNWTVLLREEKHASSQLLETLENISMLVPPTALPLNFSREFINWKGIPGSEIQLEKGYNYQTEMLPQNISIPIRGHVLIGSDQFQRSLPETVISMASLTMGNILPITQNGNAQVNGPVISTVIQNYTINEIFLIFSKIESNLSQPRCVFWDFSHLRWNNAGCHLVNETPDTVMCRCTHLTSFSMLMSSFVPPAIIPVVKWITFVGLGISIGSLILCLIIEALFWKQVKKSQTSHTRHICMVNIALCLLIADVWFIVAATVDTTVNPSGVCIAAVFFTHLFYLSLFFWMLMLGILLAYRIIFVFHHMAMPSMMAVGFCLGYGCPLIISVITIAVTQPSDSYKSKDVCWLNWAEGSKPLLAFGVPALTIVAVNLVVVLLVLTKLWRPAVGERLSQDYKATIVRMGKSLLILTPLLGLTWGFGIGIMVDRQNPAWHVIFASLNAFQGFFILCFGILLDGKLRQLLFNKLSPLSSWKHASKQKSSDLSAKHKFAKPFNPLQHKGAYALSHTGESTSNIMLTQFSAAE, translated from the exons TCCAGGAAAAGGAGAGGGACCTGCTGAACATGAGAGTTCGAGTGTTCTGGCTCGTCTCTATCTTCGCAATCGCCGAGAGCCGTGGTGGCTTCCTGGAG agAAGAGATGgcatcaaaacaaaaagagaactcacTGTGAATGAGAAAAAGCCTCAAG GCGCTGTCCAGGAGTATGAGCTGCTGCTTCAGGTGGCCTATGGAGATTCCAAGGAGAAAAGAGATTTGAAGAGTTTTCTGAAGCTTTTGAATCCTCCGTCATTATGGTCAAATGGGCCAATGACGATTATCAGAGCAAAGGCCACCACAT ACTGTTACAACAAGAATGGGTTCCTGAGGTGTGCCTGTGAAGATGACTATACTTGGTTTCCTCCTTCATGCCTTGATCCCCAGAAATGCTATCTTCACACGGCTGGATCATACCAGAGCTGTGACTGTCATCTCAACAACCTCACCCAGAGCGTCAATTTCTGTGAGAGAACAA AAGTTTGGGGCactttcaaaattaatgaaacatttaCCAAAGACCTTTTGAATTCATCCTCTGCTACACACTCCAGATATACCGCTGGAATTGAACTTCAA CTCAAAGAAGCATACAAAAGAATTCCAGGTTTTGAGTCAGTTCGAGTCACCCAATTTCG GGATGGAAGCATCCTTGCTGGGTATGAGGTGGTTGGCTCCAGCAGCACGGCTGAGCTGCTGTCAGCCattgagcaggtggctgaggaggCTAAGGCAGGCCTCCACCAGCTGTTTCCACTAGAAGACGACTCTTTCAGAGTTTTCGGAAAAG TCCAGTGTAACAGCATTGGCTTTGGATTTGGGTCTACGAATGATGAGTACACTCTTCCCTGCAGCAGCGGCTACACTGGCAGCATCACTGCCAGGTGCCAGCCCTCTGGGTGGCAGGTCCTCAGGGAGACCTGTGTGCTCTCTCAGCTGGAAGAACTGAAGAAG aatttcagtGTGATCGCAGACAATGCCACTGAGGCAGCCGTGTCATCCGTGGTGCGAAGTCTTTCAGTTGTCATTCAGCAAAGCCAATCAACCACGGCTGGGAATCTGGCTTCGGTGGTGTCGATTCTGGGCAACGTTTCATCCCTGTCTACGGCACGCCATTTCAGGGTGTCCAATTCGACAATGGAG GATATCATCAGGATAGCTGACCATATTCTTAATTCATCATCTGTAACCAATTGGACAGTATTGCTGCGGGAAGAAAAGCATGCCAGCTCACAGCTACTAGAGACATTGGAAAATATCAGCATGCTGGTACCTCCGACAGCTCTGCCTCTGAATTTTTCTCGGGAGTTCATTAACTGGAAAGGGATTCCAGGGTCCGAAATCCAACTCGAGAAGGGTTACAACTATCAGACTGAAATGCTCCCTCAAAATATCTCCATTCCCATCAGAGGCCATGTGCTAATTGGGTCAGACCAATTCCAGAGGTCCCTTCCAGAAACTGTTATCAGCATGGCCTCATTGACCATGGGGAACATTCTACCCATTACCCAAAATGGAAATGCTCAAGTTAATGGGCCTGTGATATCTACGGTTATCCAAAACTATACCATAAAtgaaattttcctgattttttccaAGATAGAGTCAAACCTGAGCCAGCCTCGTTGTGTGTTTTGGGATTTCAGTCATTTGCGATGGAACAATGCAGGCTGTCACCTGGTGAATGAAACTCCAGACACGGTGATGTGTCGATGTACTCACCTGACCTCCTTCTCCATGCTGATGTCATCTTTTGTCCCCCCTGCCATCATCCCCGTTGTGAAATGGATCACCTTTGTGGGACTGGGCATCTCCATCGGAAGTCTCATCTTATGCCTGATCATTGAAGCTCTGTTTTGGAAGCAGGTCAAGAAAAGCCAGACCTCACACACACGTCATATTTGCATGGTGAACATAGCCCTGTGCCTCCTGATTGCTGATGTTTGGTTTATTGTTGCTGCCACTGTGGATACCACGGTAAACCCTTCTGGAGTCTGCATAGCTGCAGTGTTCTTTACGCACCTTTTCTACCTCTCCTTGTTCTTTTGGATGCTCATGCTCGGCATCCTGTTGGCTTATCGGATCATCTTCGTGTTCCATCACATGGCCATGCCTTCAATGATGGCGGTCGGGTTCTGCCTGGGCTACGGATGTCCTCTCATTATATCTGTCATCACCATTGCAGTCACGCAACCTAGCGATAGCTACAAAAGCAAAGATGTGTGTTGGCTTAACTGGGCTGAAGGGAGCAAACCTCTGTTGGCCTTCGGTGTTCCTGCACTGACTATTGTGGCTGTGAATTTGGTTGTGGTTCTGTTAGTTCTCACGAAGCTCTGGAGGCCCGCTGTGGGAGAAAGACTGAGTCAGGACTACAAGGCCACGATCGTCCGCATGGGGAAGAGCCTGCTCATTCTGACCCCACTGCTGGGGCTCACCTGGGGTTTTGGCATAGGAATAATGGTGGACAGACAGAATCCGGCTTGGCACGTTATTTTTGCATCACTCAACGCATTCCAG gGGTTTTTCATCTTATGTTTTGGAATCCTCTTGGATGGTAAG CTGCGACAACTGCTGTTCAACAAGTTGTCTCCTTTAAGCTCTTGGAAGCATGCATCAAAG CAAAAATCATCAGATTTATCTGCCAAACACAAATTCGCAAAGCCTTTCAACCCATTGCAACACAAAG gCGCTTATGCACTGTCTCACACTGGAGAGTCCACCAGCAACATCATGCTAACGCAGTTTTCAGCAGCTGAATAA